Part of the Fusobacterium sp. SYSU M8D902 genome, TTAATGATGGAATAAATGCGTTGTATACAGATCCTACTCCTCCAAATGTTGATGGTGCATTCTCTATTATTCTTATAGCTTTACATTTAAATCCAAATCTTTTAGAGATCTCTGAATCTTGTGTGTGAATAGCTGCTGAGTGTCCTAAACCATTAAACTCTACCATTGCTGCTGCTTTATCAATTCCATCTTCAGTACTACTTGCTTTTAATACTGCTAATACTGGAGATAGTTTCTCTCTAGTTAAAGGCTCATTAACTCCTACCTCTTTACACTCTGCACAAATTATTTGAGTATCTTTTGGCACTTTAAATCCTGCTTGTTCTGCTATCCATGTAGCTGGTTTTCCTACTACCTCTGAGTTTAATTTTGCTCCACTTGCCTCTTCTGAATAAGCAGCTGCTCCAAACATAAACTTCTCTAATTTTATCTTTTCTTCAGCATTTACAAAGTATACTTTAAAACGCTTCATCTCATCTATAAACTCTTTATATATTTCATGATCAACAATAGCTGCTTGTTCTGAAGCACAAATCATACCATTGTCAAAAGATTTTGAAAGTATAATATCATTTACAGCTCTCTTTAAAACACATGATTTTTCAACATATGCTGGTACGTTTCCTGCTCCAACTCCCAATGCTGGTTTTCCACAAGAGTAAGCTGCTTTTACCATTGCATTTCCACCTGTTGCTAGTATTGTTGCAACTCCATCATGTTTCATCAAAGCTTCTGTTGCATACATAGATTTCATCTCTAGCCATTGTATACAGTTTTCTGGTGCTCCAGCTTTTACAGCTGCATCTCTTATTATTTTTGCTGCCATTGCTGAACACTCGTGTGCTGATGGGTGAAATGAAAATATTATTGGATTTCTTGTTTTTAATGATATTAATGATTTAAAAATTACAGTTGATGTTGGGTTTGTTGTTGGAACTATTCCACAAACTACTCCTACAGGCTCAGCTATCTCTGTTATTCCTGTAAGTTTATCTTCATTTATTACTCCAACTGTCTTTAAATGACGTAAGTTACTTGTTACATATTCACAAGCAAAAAGGTTTTTTACAGCCTTATCCTCAAAAACTCCTCTTCCTGTTTCTTTTACAGCTGCTTCTGCTAATATTCCATGTGCATCTAACCCAGCTACTGAACATTTTGCTACTATGTGATCTACTTGCTCTTGAGTAAATCCTTCAAACTCACTTAAAGCTTTTAATGCTTTTGTTACAAGCTCATCTACATGAATGTCTACTTGCTCATTTGTTAACTCAACTTGTGTATCAATAACTTTTTTCTCTGCCATTTATTTCCTCCATACCTATATCTTCTTGTTGTCTTCTACTTTACAATATTTAAATATAAATTACAAGAAACTTTTTTCAAAAAAATGAAATTGCACTTTTTTTATTCAAAATCAAGTTTATTTTTTAATCGTATTATTGAGTTTTTTGTTTTTTTATACCTTTAAAACCATTATTTTGATGTAGTTTTATATTTATAAAAAAAATTAAAATTTTGTCGAACAAATTTTAATCTGATAGTTTTCAAGAGAATTTTATCCCCCATTTTTTAAAAAAATTCTAGTAACTATTTGCTTATTAAGTTATAATAAATACAATATAAAAAATATCTTAAGGAGGAAGACAGTGTCAAAATTTGATAAAGTATATAGAGATATAGTTGAAACTATAGATAGAGATGGAATTTGGAGTTCTGGTAATGTGAGAACAAAATATGCTGATGGAACTCCAGCTCACTATAAAAGTTATATTGGTTATCAATTTAGATTGGATAATTCCACTGATGAAGCCCATCTTATTACAACTAGATTCGCACCTAACAAGGCTCCAATCAGAGAGTTATATTGGATTTGGATTATGCAATCAAATAGTGTTGAAGAGTTAAACAAGCTAAAATGTAAATTTTGGGATGAATGGAAAATGGAAGATGGTACAATTGGAAAAGCCTATGGTTATCAGGTTGCCAAGAAAACTTTTGGCTATAAAAGTCAGTTGGATTATATCATCAATGAGATCAAAAAAAATCCTAACAGTAGAAGAATTATGACAGAGATTTGGATCCCAGAGGAACTGGATCAAATGGCATTAACTCCTTGTGTACACCTTACTCAATGGAGTGTTATCGGAAATAAACTCTACTTAGAAGTTAGACAGAGAAGTTGTGATGTTGCTCTTGGATTAGTTGCCAATGTATTCCAATACTCTGTTTTACATAAATTAGTAGCAATGGAATGCGGACTCGAACCTGCAGATATCATCTGGAATATTCATAATGTACATATTTATGATAGACATATGCCAATGCTTTTAGATCAGATTAAGAAAGAGGAGTTTCAAGGGGCAACTCTAAAGATTGAAAACTTTACATCTATCTATGATTTTAAACCTGATGATGTTGTTATTGAAAACTATAACCATGGTGATAAAATTTCTTATGAGGTGGCTATCTAATGAAAAAAACTGAAGTTAATATGATTGTTTGTGTTGCTGAAAATAATCTAATTGGTGATAAGACTCCTGAAGGAAATGGATTACTTTGGCACTCTAAAGAGGAGCTAACTTACTACAAAGAAAAAACTATTGGAAATGTAGTAGTTTTTGGAAAAAATACAGCTAAATGTGTTCCACTTGAACTTATGAAAAAAAATAGAGAGGTTATCGTTATCTCTTCAAAGGATAATTTTGATGAAATAGTTAAAAAATACGAAGGCACAGGTAAGAGTATTTTTATCTGTGGTGGAGCTATGGTATATGAATCATATATAAAGAACTACCCATTAGATAATATCTATATTTCAAAATTAAAACCTCATATTGAGGTTAAAAAAGCTAAAACTCCACTATTTTTTCCAGATGTTGAAAAGTATGGATATAAACTTGTAAACTCTGTTGAATATAGTGATTTTACAGCTTGTACATATAAAAAATAATATTATTATTAACAATATAAAAAGGTGCGAGACAATAATTGTTTCACACCTTTTTTATTTCTATTATTTTTAAAATGATGGTGGAGTAGATACCCACAGAATTTGTGCTACTCCCTTTGCACAATTTGAAATATAATGGTTCTTTCCAGAGTTATAGTAAAAAGATTCACCTTTTTTAGCTTTAAATATTTTATCTCCAAGATGAATATTTACTTCACCTTCTAATACATAGCCAAACTCCTGTCCATCATGAGCAATCTCCTCTTTATATCTTCCACCCTCTTCCAGTGTCAATAAAATTGGTTCCATCTGATTTTTTTGAGCATTCGGAATTATCCATTCCACCTTATACTTTAATTTGGGATCACTCACTTCAAAAGCATCATCTAAATTAAAGACAATTTTTTCATCTGTATCATCACTAAAAAACTCTCTCAAATTAGTTCCCAATCCCTCTAAAATATCTGCAAGATTAGTTATAGATGGTGACGTCAAATCTCTTTCCACCTGTGATATAAAACCTTTTGATAGCTCACAACGACTTGCTAGTTCATCTTGAGTTAAATATTTTTCCTGTCTTAATCTTTTTATTTTTTTTCCTATCTCCATTTTTTATCTCCCTCAATCCTCAGTATATATAGTATATTCTATTTATCGCTAAAAATCAATTGGAACCATAAAAATGGAAAATTCTACTATAATCTAAACAATAGATCATAATATGTAGGAATAGGCCATACAGTTTTGTCTACCAATAGCTCTAATGCATCTACAACTACTCTCATCTCATTCAGTACAGGAACAAGTGTTGAATGATAATAACAAGCTCTCTCATACTCATCAGCTATGCTCATAGCTTTTTTCAATCCTTCATTTAGCTCTGTTATTGTATTTTTTAACTGATTCTTAAATCCAATTACTTTTATCAAGTGTTCCTTATCAAACTGAATAAAATCCTCCTCTTGAAGAGCCTCTCTAACACTATTAATCATCTGAGAAATATTAGTTATATACTTTATGATACAAGGGTATATCTCATTTCTTGCCATTCTTATAGCTGTTGAAATCTCTATATTTGTCTGTTTATTATATCTGTCACTGTATACTTTAAATCTTGAATACAATTCATTTCTTGAAAGTACTCCATTTCTTTCAAAAAGTTCCACAGTCTCTTCTCTAATGTATACTGGAATACCCTCTACTGTATTCTTTAAATTTGATAGTCCCAATTCTTGAGCCTTCACTATCCAAGAGTTTTCATACCCATTTCCATTGAATATTATTCTCTTATGAAGATTATATCTCTCTTTTATCAATTTTATTACATATTTATTTATATTCTTAGTTGGATCTGTCTTTTCTAAAACATCTGCATACTCTTTTAAAATATCTGCTACAATTGTATTTATCATAAATACAGGTGTTGAAGCAGAGGCACTAGATCCAGGCATTCTAAATTCAAATTTATTTCCTGTAAAAGCAAAAGGAGATGTTCTATTTCTATCTGATAAGTCTTTAGCTATTTTAGGTATTCTAACTCCCATATCAATTGTCTCTGTAGTATCTGCAGATTCCATAAAATCAGCTTTTCCTATATTTTCAAACAACTCTTGTAACTGTTCTCCTAAGAATATAGAGATTACAGCTGGAGGAGCTTCGTGTCCACCTAATCTATGATCATTTCCCGGTGTTGCTGTACATGCTCTTAAAACATCTGCATATCTATCAATACCCTCTACTACAGCCATAGTATATAAAAGGAATTGTAGATTGTCAGGAGTCAAATTATCTGGATCAAATAAGTTTATTCCTGTATCTGTTGCTAGAGACCAGTTACAGTGTTTTCCAGATCCATTTACACCTTGGAATGGTTTTTCATGTAACAATGCTGCTAATCCATGTCTATTTGCCACTTTTTTTATTGTATCCATAGCTAAATGGTTCTGATCTACAGAAACATTTGCTGTTGTAAACATAAGTGCTATCTCAAACTGGTTTGGTGCTACTTCATTGTGTTTTGTCTTTGCCATTACTCCCAATTTCCAAAGTTCAGAGTCAAGCTCTGACATAAATACTTCAACTCTCTCTTTTATTGTTCCATAGTAATGGTCATTCATCTCCTGCCCTTTTGGTGGAAGATTTCCAAATAGTGTTCTTCCTGCTAAGGCTAAATCCTGTCTTCTATCCCAAAACTCTTTCTCTACTAAAAAATACTCTTGTTCTACCCCTAAAGTTACATTTATATGTTTTGTATCATAATCTCCTAATAACTTTTGAATTCTTAAAGCTTGTGATTCAACTGATTTTATCGATCTTAAAAGAGGAACTTTTTTATCAAGGGCTTCTCCATTATATCCTACAAATGCAGTTGGAATATATAGAGATTTTGTTACCCCTTCCCCTTTTATAAACATAGGAGAACTTGTATCCCAAGCTGTATATCCACGTGCTTCAAATGTTGATCTTAATCCACCATTTGGAAACGAAGATGTATCAGCTTCACCTTTTATTAGATCTTTTCCAGAAAATTGAGACATAATTGTCCCTTCAGAAGTGACAGAAATGAAAGATTCGTGCTTTTCAGCAGTTAATTCAGTAAGTGGTTGGAACCAGTGAGTAAAATGTGTTGCTCCTTTTTCAGTTGCCCAGCTTTTCACAGCATTAGCTATGACATCTGCAACCTCCAAAGACATCTCAGCATCTCCTAATTGGACAGCTTTAAACTTCTTGAATATAGAGCTCGGCACCCTGCTCTTTAACTCAAGTTCTGAGAAATAATTAACACCAAATATTTCTAGCATTGTGTTCATTAAAAAAATCCTCCTTATTTTTATAAAATTAAATAACAATTCTTTTGCTTTTTAACTTTTTGAATAACTTTTATAACTACACTGTTTAATTTTATTAATAGAAATTTTAGCATATGTTCATAATATAATCAACATCTTTTTTCTCATAAATTTATATTTTTTATTTATCAAAAAAATTGAAAAAAAATTCAAAATAAGTTATAATTTTAATTAGTTATATAGGATTAAAAGGGGTGCTTTTTTAATGGAATTTTTATCGGGCAAATGTGCTTACGAAGGTATAGTTATTGGGGAGATTTACGTAGAGAAAGATACTTATTTAGAACCTGAAAAAGAAATTGTTTCTTTTGATGAAATTTCAACTGAATTGCAAAGATTTCAAGAATCCTTAAAAAAAGCTGAGCTATCTCTAGTAGTTCTAAAAAATGATTTAGATGGAAAAATCGATAAAAAAGAACTTTCAATGATAGATGCTCATATTCTACTGTTAAGAGATCCTTTATACATTTCTGATATAAAAAAATGTATTCAAAACAAGCAAAAAAAATCAGAATATGCTATAATTGAAACTACAGAAAAATTTATTAAACTTTTTGAGAATATAGACAGTCCTATATATAGACAGAGAGGATTGGATATTAAAGATGTTTGTAACAGACTCCTAGATACTCTTAAAAGTGAAAACGAAGGATATAAAAACTTTCATAATAAAATTTTAATAACTAAGGAGATCTACCCTACAAAGTTACTAAAATTACATAGAGATGGCATACATATCAAGGGGATTATAATGGAGTATGGTGGTGAAACTTCACACGTTGCTATTTTAGCAAAAGCTCTTAAAATTCCTACTCTTATGGGTGTTGCTGATATCTTTAGCCACAATTGGAGTGAAACAGTTATCTTAGATACTACTGAAGAAGCTGGATATGTTATTACCAACCCTAATAATGAAGATATTCTTAATTACGAGTTTAAACAAAGAGAATTCAAAGAGAGATTGAAGACAATTAAAGATAATAGTTATCTTCCTTCTGTTACAAAAGATGGTGTTCCTATAAATTTATATCTAAATCTAGGGGATAGTAACCACCATAAATTAAAAGAAGTTGATAGAAGTAAGGTGTCTGGTGTTGGACTTTTAAGAACTGAATTACTCTATATGAACAGATCTAAATTTCCTTCTGAAGATACACAATTTAAGATTTATAAAGATGTTTTAAAAGACTTTTCAAAAGAACAACCTATTATTATCAGAACTCTTGATATTGGTGCTGATAAACAACTTTCCTATTTTCAAATGCAAAATGAAACCAATCCATTTTTAGGTTTACGTGGAATTAGATTTTCATTGGAGAACAAGGAGATCTTTAAAACTCAACTTAGAGCTATTCTAAGACTATCTGCTGAAAAAAATATAAAAATAATGTACCCTATGATCACTTCTATTTTGGAAGTTAGGGAGGCTAATAGTATTTTAAATGTAGCTAAGTCTGAATTGAAAAATGAAAATATCCCATTTAATGAGAATATTGAAGTTGGTATTATGGTTGAAGTTCCATCTGTTGTCATGATGGCTGAGGCTTTTGCTAAAGAAGTAGATTTTTTTAGTGTTGGAACAAATGATCTGACACAATATATATTAGCTACTGACAGGCTATCTGAAACAGTTAACAACCTTTATAGTGGTTATAATCCTGCAGTTTTACGTGCTATTTACCATTTGAAAAAAGCAGCAGATAAATACAACAAAAAAATCTCTGTCTGTGGTGAACTAGCTAGTGAATCTAAGGCTATTGTAGCTCTTTTGAGTATGGGAATTAAAGATTTAAGTATGGTTGAAACATCTATTCTACACGCTAAATTTTTAATAAGAAATCTTAATTATAAAGAGATTCAAGATATTCGAGATTCTATTTTAGAGTGTGATTCAGCTGAAGAAGTTGAAAATATTCTAAAAAAACATATTAATTTTTAAGTACAGGAGATTTTTTTATTATGAAAAGTAAAATAGTTGAAATAAAAAACAAAGCTGGATTACATGCAAGACCCTCTTCTCTTTTTGTACAATTGGTTACAGAGTACGATTCAGATATTACAGTAAAATGTGATGATGAAGAGATTAACGGAAAGAGTATAATGGGGCTTATGCTACTAGCTGCTGAACAGGGTAGAAAACTTGAGCTTATTGCTGATGGCCCTGACGAAGATGAGATGCTAGAAGCACTAGTTGATCTTATTGAAGTAAAAAAATTTAACGAGGATTAAAATAATGGAGATAATTAGAGCTAAACACATGGGATTTTGCTTCGGTGTAAGTGGAGCTATCAATATCTGTAATAAGATTTCTGAAGATGAGAGTAATTTTGGAAAGAGAACATATATTTTAGGTATGTTAGTTCATAATGAGCATGTAGTTAAAAACTTGGAGGAGCAAGGTTTTAAAATAGTTGAAGAGAGTGCAATTTTAGAAGGAAGAGATGAACTGCAAGAGGGAGATATTGTAATTATTAGAGCTCATGGAACCTCTGAAAAAATCTTCCAGATTCTAAAAGATAAAAAGGTAGAGATACATGATGCAACTTGTGTTTTTGTAACACAAATTAGAAAAACACTTGTAGAAATGGAAAAAAAAGGGTATGATATATTATTTATAGGAGATAAAAATCATCCTGAAGTAAAGGGAATTGTCTCTTTTGGTAAAAGGGTAACTATTTGTAATGATTTAGAAGAATTACTAAGTATAACTCTTGATCCTAATAAAAAATATTGTCTTCTTACTCAAACAACATTAAATAAGAAAAAGCTTGAAAAAATTAAAAGTTACATAAAAGAAAATTATTCAAATGTAGAGATATTAGATAAAGTCTGTGGAGCTACACAGGTGAGACAAGAGGCAGTGGAAGAATTGGCTCAAATAGTTGACTTGCTAATTGTCATAGGTGGTAAAACTAGTTCTAATACTAAAAAATTGTATGATATCGCTACTAGCTACAATCCTAATACATATCTTATTCAAGATGAAACTGACTTGAAAAAAGAGTGGTTTCAAGGAAAGGAAAAGATCGGTATTACAGCTGGAGCCTCAACACCGGAAGAAATAGTAATTAAAATAGAAAACCAAATAAGGGGGATTCATTAATGTACAATAATAACGAAAATTATGATGAATTTGAAGCTCTGCTAAACGAATACTTACCAGCAGAGGAAAAAACAAGGGTAAGAGCTACTGGTATCATAGCACAAAGAGATAGAAACTTTGCTTATCTTGATGTTCAAGGACAACCTACTAGTGTTAGAGTAAAAAACGAAGAACTTTCAGCTTATAATATAGGTGACGAGGTCGAAATTCTTTTAGTTGGAGAAACAGAAGATGGTGAGTTCATCATTGGTTCTAGAAAAAGAATTGATATGGAAAATAGTCTAAAACAATTAGAAGATGCTTTTGAGAAAAAAGAGATAGTAACTGGTAAAATTGTTAGAAGAATTAAAGGTGGATATATGGTAGAAGCTTTATTCCATCAAGGATTCTTACCTAACTCTCTATCTGAAATAAATATGAAAGATGGAGATAGTTTTATAGGTAAAGAGGTACAACTTCTAATAAAAGATATACAATTAGATAAAGATAAAAAATCTAAGAAAATAACTTTCTCAAGAAAGGATATAACTCTTCAAAAAGAAGAGCAAGAGTTTTCTCAATTAAAAGTGGGAGATGTTGTTGAGGCAGTTGTAACTGATATTTTAGATTTTGGTTTATCTGTTAAGATAGGTCATTTGAGAGGTTTTGTTCATATTTCTGAAATCTCTTGGAAAAAACTAGAAAAACTTACTGATGAGTTCAAAAAAGGAGATATAATCAAAGGACAGATAATATCTCTTGAAGCTGAAAAGAAAAATATAAAACTTTCAATAAAAGCTTTAACTAGAAATCCTTGGGAAGTTACTGCTGAAACTGTTGGTATAGATTCAGTTGTAGAAGGTAAAGTTACTAAATTACTTCCTTATGGAGTTTTTGTTGAAATAGCTGATGGAGTAGAGGGACTTATCCACATGTCTGACTTTACTTGGAATAAAAAGAGAGTAAATCTTGGAGAGTTTGTACAAGTTGGAGATACTGTTAAAGTTAGAGTTCTTGAGTTTGTTCCTGAAGAGAGAAAATTAAAATTAGGAATCAAACAACTTCATGAAAATCCTTGGGATTCTGCTGAAGAGAGATTCGCTATAGGTAAAGAGTTATCTGCAAAAGTTTTAGATGTTAAACCTTTTGGATTATTTGCAGAAGTTGAGCCTGGTGTTGATGTGTTTATACACCAATCAGATTATAATTGGCAAGGAGAAGCTGCTAAAAAATTCTCAGTTGGAGATACTGTTACTTTTAAAGTAATTGAACTAAATTTAGATGATAACAAAATCAAAGGAAGTATTAAAGCTTTAACTAAGAGTCCTTGGGAATTAGCTCTTGAAAACTACAAAGTTGGACAAACTATTGAAAAAGAGATTAAAAATATAATGGACTTTGGATTATTTGTAAACTTAAGCAAGGGTGTTGATGGATTTATTCCAGCACAAATGGCTTCTAAAGATTTTATAAAAAATCTAAAAGATAGATTTAAAGTTGGAGATAAAATTAAAGCTCAAATAGTTGAAATAGATAAAGATAAACAAAGAATAAAACTTTCAGCTAAAAAAATAGAGTTAGAAGAAGAGAAGAGAGAAAATCAAGAACTTCTTTCTAAATATGGAACTTCATCTACTGAAGAATAATATTTTTAGTTAAAAATAGATAGTGTATCAGGATTTCTTATATGAACCCTGATACACTATTTTTTCATAAAACTCTTTTTCCAATACTTTTTTTTGTAACCTTTTAGACATAATTAAGTTGTATAATCAAAACATAATAAATCTTTCCCCAAGATATTTTAATATAGATTAGTAAAAATAACAGATCCAAAAGGTCTGTTATTTTTATTTTCTTCACTTTTTATCAAAAACTATTTATTTCATCATACTCCTCTGGCGTATCTATATCCATAAACTCTATCTTTCTAGAAAATTCAACATATACTACCATTGCAGATCTTTTTATAACCTCTCTTCCTCCTACATCTCCAGAAAGAGATAACAACTCGCTTTTTTTACTCTCTGGAAAAAATACTGGTGAAAAATTTTCTCCTTGAGCCTTTGGAATAGTTATATATCCATATCTTTGAAAATTATAATAAAGTTTAAGTATGCTCTCTTTTGATAGTAATGGCTGATCTCCAGTAAAAAAAACTACTCCCTCTCCTTGAGAGTTTTTTATTCCCAATTTTATACTTTCACTCTGTCCAAAACTAGCTTTTAAATTCTCTAAATACGTAAAATTATATAGTTCTGTTATCCTCTTTATCCACTCCTCTCTTCCACAGACATAGACATTATAAAATGGTAAGTTACTCAATTTATCCAATGTGTAACCTAAAATTGTAGTATCTCTATAAGGAAGTTTTAACTTATCTTGACCCATTCGTTTAGAAAAACCTGAAGCCATAACAATAGCATCTGTGGGTTTAAATTTAAATATATTTTTCTCCTTAACAGAACCTAGAATAAATTCATATGTAGCATTTAATTGATTACAAATTTTCAAAGCTAATGAAAATTTCTCAAGATATTTCTTCCCGTCAATTCCATTGAGAAATATATATTTTTTTCCTGATGAGTAATTTTTAAAAAACTCTCCCTTTTGTATATAGTCAATAATGAATTTTTCCGTTGCTCTCTCTCCTATAAAATTATAAAAATTATCTTTAAATATCTCAAATCTATGTATATTCTCCTCTTTTAACTCCAGCTCTCCTATATCTAAATTAACAACTCCTATTACTTTGGTTGTTATTGTAGGGATACAAGGTTCATAACTGTTCCAAGATTTCAATATCTTTCTCTTTGCTCCATCACCCTCAATTAGAACAAAGTCAAAATTATTTTTGATATTCATTATCTCCTCTTCAGATAACCCCTCTATCTTTCCATCTATAATTTTTTTACCATAAACATAGATATTTTTAAACTCTCCTTTTATTCTTTTTCCTTCAACGACTAACTCCTCAAAATTTTCTCTCTCTGGAACAAATATCTTGGTAGTTGTAGTCACTAGTACTCTCCCAATTTTAGCTAACTCTCTTGCTAAAAAAAACATCAAAGAACTCTTTCCTCCAGCTCCTGTAATTGTAATTATATCGTCTTTTTTTATATCTAATCCTTCTAACATCTCACATTTCCTTTGTTTTTCTTATATTGTAAAACATTAAAAAAAAATAGTCCATATTTTTTAAAAATATATTGACAATTCTGTAAAAAAGTTATATTATAACTCTAATAAGAAATAACCATCAAGAGAAACTGAGGGACTGGCCCAGAGATGTTTCAGCAACCTGCCCAATGGTGTGGTGCTAATTCCAGACAGATGGATAGAACTAGTCGTGTACAAAGTCTATTAAATCTCTAATTCCTTGATGGCATTAGAGATTTTTTTTATAGGAGGAAAAATGATAGAGATACAGAATATTAACAAAATATATCCCAATGGATATCATGCTGTAAAAAATGTTTCTTTAGAGATTAAAACAGGAGATATTTTTGGAATAATAGGTCTTAGTGGAGCTGGAAAATCATCTCTTATCAGACTTATAAATAGGTTAGAGGAGCCTACAAATGGAAAAATAATAATAGATGGTGTGGATATTACTGCTCTTTCTAAAGACAAATTGCTAGAGAGAAGAAAAAAAATAGGAATGATCTTCCAACACTTTAATCTCCTTGCCTCTAGAACAGTGGGAGAAAATATAGCTTTCTCTTTAGAGATAGCCAATTGGAAAAAATCTGACATAGATAAAAGAGTTACTGAGCTTTTAGAACTGGTAGAATTGAGTGACAAGAGAGATTACTACCCCTCTCAGCTCTCTGGTGGACAGAAACAGAGAGTTGCTATTGCTAGAGCACTAGCTAATAATCCTGATGTTCTATTATCTGACGAGGCTACTTCAGCCTTAGATCCAAAAACAACTAAATCAATACTTGAATTGATTAAAAATATTCAGAAAAAATTTAATTTAACTGTTATTATGATAACTCATCAAATGGAGGTAATTAGAGATATTTGTAATAAAGTGGCTGTAATGACTGCTGGAGAAATTGTTGAATCTGGAAGTGTCCACCACATCTTTGCTAACCCTCAAACTGAGATTACCAAAGAGTTGATCTCTTATCTTCCAGGTACAGAAGAGAAGGGAATTGACATTATGAAAACTCGTGGAAAATCTATTCTTAGACTTGAATTTTTAGGAACAATTGCTGATGAACCTATTATTTCTAAGGCAGTGAGAACATTTAATATTGATTTTAGTATCATAGGTGGTTCTATAGATCATCTTTCAACTATGAAGGTTGGTCACCTCTTTATAGAATTATCTGGAAATATGGAGCAACAAAAAGAAGCTATTCAATGGTTTAAAAATGAAGCTGGAGTATTAACTGAGGTGATATACAATGGTATTTAATATGATTTTAACTTCTACATTAGAAACTTTATATATGGTTATTCTCTCTACTTTTTTCTCTCTTTTAATTGGATTTCCAATTGGAATTCTCCTAACTATTACAAAAGAGGGAAATATACTAGAATATCCACGTTTTAATAAGATTTTAGATTTTACTATCAATACTTTTAGATCTTTTCCCTTTATTATTCTTATGATACTGCTATTTCCTTTATCTAGAGTAATTGTGGGAACTACAATAGGAAGTACTGCAGCAGTTGTTCCTCTCTCTATATCTGCAGCCCCTTTTGTTGCTAGAATGGTAGAAGGTGCATTAAATGAAGTAGATAAAGGACTTATTGAAGCTAGTTCAAGTATGGGAGCTAATAACTGGACTATAATATTCAAAGTCATGATTCCTGAAACTCTCCCTCATATTGTTCATGGTATTACTATAACAATA contains:
- the ispH gene encoding 4-hydroxy-3-methylbut-2-enyl diphosphate reductase, giving the protein MEIIRAKHMGFCFGVSGAINICNKISEDESNFGKRTYILGMLVHNEHVVKNLEEQGFKIVEESAILEGRDELQEGDIVIIRAHGTSEKIFQILKDKKVEIHDATCVFVTQIRKTLVEMEKKGYDILFIGDKNHPEVKGIVSFGKRVTICNDLEELLSITLDPNKKYCLLTQTTLNKKKLEKIKSYIKENYSNVEILDKVCGATQVRQEAVEELAQIVDLLIVIGGKTSSNTKKLYDIATSYNPNTYLIQDETDLKKEWFQGKEKIGITAGASTPEEIVIKIENQIRGIH
- a CDS encoding 30S ribosomal protein S1, giving the protein MYNNNENYDEFEALLNEYLPAEEKTRVRATGIIAQRDRNFAYLDVQGQPTSVRVKNEELSAYNIGDEVEILLVGETEDGEFIIGSRKRIDMENSLKQLEDAFEKKEIVTGKIVRRIKGGYMVEALFHQGFLPNSLSEINMKDGDSFIGKEVQLLIKDIQLDKDKKSKKITFSRKDITLQKEEQEFSQLKVGDVVEAVVTDILDFGLSVKIGHLRGFVHISEISWKKLEKLTDEFKKGDIIKGQIISLEAEKKNIKLSIKALTRNPWEVTAETVGIDSVVEGKVTKLLPYGVFVEIADGVEGLIHMSDFTWNKKRVNLGEFVQVGDTVKVRVLEFVPEERKLKLGIKQLHENPWDSAEERFAIGKELSAKVLDVKPFGLFAEVEPGVDVFIHQSDYNWQGEAAKKFSVGDTVTFKVIELNLDDNKIKGSIKALTKSPWELALENYKVGQTIEKEIKNIMDFGLFVNLSKGVDGFIPAQMASKDFIKNLKDRFKVGDKIKAQIVEIDKDKQRIKLSAKKIELEEEKRENQELLSKYGTSSTEE
- the yqeC gene encoding selenium cofactor biosynthesis protein YqeC, which encodes MLEGLDIKKDDIITITGAGGKSSLMFFLARELAKIGRVLVTTTTKIFVPERENFEELVVEGKRIKGEFKNIYVYGKKIIDGKIEGLSEEEIMNIKNNFDFVLIEGDGAKRKILKSWNSYEPCIPTITTKVIGVVNLDIGELELKEENIHRFEIFKDNFYNFIGERATEKFIIDYIQKGEFFKNYSSGKKYIFLNGIDGKKYLEKFSLALKICNQLNATYEFILGSVKEKNIFKFKPTDAIVMASGFSKRMGQDKLKLPYRDTTILGYTLDKLSNLPFYNVYVCGREEWIKRITELYNFTYLENLKASFGQSESIKLGIKNSQGEGVVFFTGDQPLLSKESILKLYYNFQRYGYITIPKAQGENFSPVFFPESKKSELLSLSGDVGGREVIKRSAMVVYVEFSRKIEFMDIDTPEEYDEINSF
- a CDS encoding methionine ABC transporter ATP-binding protein, translated to MIEIQNINKIYPNGYHAVKNVSLEIKTGDIFGIIGLSGAGKSSLIRLINRLEEPTNGKIIIDGVDITALSKDKLLERRKKIGMIFQHFNLLASRTVGENIAFSLEIANWKKSDIDKRVTELLELVELSDKRDYYPSQLSGGQKQRVAIARALANNPDVLLSDEATSALDPKTTKSILELIKNIQKKFNLTVIMITHQMEVIRDICNKVAVMTAGEIVESGSVHHIFANPQTEITKELISYLPGTEEKGIDIMKTRGKSILRLEFLGTIADEPIISKAVRTFNIDFSIIGGSIDHLSTMKVGHLFIELSGNMEQQKEAIQWFKNEAGVLTEVIYNGI
- a CDS encoding methionine ABC transporter permease, which produces MVFNMILTSTLETLYMVILSTFFSLLIGFPIGILLTITKEGNILEYPRFNKILDFTINTFRSFPFIILMILLFPLSRVIVGTTIGSTAAVVPLSISAAPFVARMVEGALNEVDKGLIEASSSMGANNWTIIFKVMIPETLPHIVHGITITIISLVGFSAMAGTIGAGGLGDLAIRFGYQRFKMDIMIYSVIVIIILVQILQSLGNYIVNKLKKNR